The following proteins come from a genomic window of Natronosalvus vescus:
- a CDS encoding NUDIX hydrolase, producing MSGSITAESKREVDALLSRLEADYGTFERLEKTWTHSPDEQKRILERYERDELGGAGVWLRNGAGEILLVRNEGDDGWADPGGKVEPGESVERAAKREVREEAGVDCRLTGICEVHEITNRCETAALPDVLEAIVIFDGEYVSGEPRPREGEIAEVDWFDAPPSSVLYDEVRTRPYPAQEYSAN from the coding sequence ATGTCGGGGTCGATCACCGCTGAAAGCAAACGCGAGGTCGACGCCCTCCTCTCGCGACTCGAGGCCGATTACGGCACGTTCGAGCGTCTCGAGAAAACGTGGACTCACTCGCCCGACGAACAGAAACGGATTCTCGAGCGGTACGAACGTGACGAACTCGGCGGCGCCGGGGTCTGGCTGCGAAACGGGGCCGGCGAAATTCTGCTGGTTCGAAACGAGGGCGACGACGGATGGGCGGATCCCGGCGGCAAAGTCGAACCCGGTGAGTCTGTTGAACGGGCCGCGAAACGGGAAGTTCGGGAGGAAGCCGGCGTCGACTGTCGGCTAACCGGAATCTGTGAAGTTCACGAGATCACAAATCGATGTGAGACCGCCGCACTCCCCGACGTCCTCGAAGCTATCGTCATCTTCGATGGCGAATACGTTTCTGGGGAACCGCGGCCTCGAGAGGGAGAAATCGCTGAGGTGGACTGGTTCGATGCTCCGCCCTCGAGCGTGTTGTACGACGAGGTACGGACGAGGCCGTATCCGGCACAGGAATATAGTGCCAATTGA
- a CDS encoding SdpI family protein — protein MNTRHRFALAGSFVVFSAMVSVIAAPELPDQVVSNWNAAGEPSGTMSKSLALGLMPSLTAGLLGLFAVIPRIDPLRANIAEFRTYYDWFVVVFASYMFLIHTGIIAFNLGYEFDFVYLILLGAAGLFYYCGVVLTHANRNWFVGIRTPWTLSDEVVWDRTHALGGKLFKLTAILTVVGLLFGEYALYFFFVPVVVTAIITVVYSYYLYEQIDRNGSVSSDSGL, from the coding sequence ATGAACACTCGTCACCGATTCGCCTTGGCTGGCAGCTTCGTCGTATTCTCGGCGATGGTGAGCGTTATTGCTGCACCCGAACTCCCCGACCAGGTCGTTTCCAACTGGAACGCCGCCGGTGAACCGAGTGGGACGATGTCTAAATCACTCGCACTCGGACTCATGCCCTCGCTGACTGCGGGACTACTCGGTTTGTTCGCCGTAATTCCACGAATAGATCCACTGCGTGCGAACATCGCCGAGTTTCGCACCTATTACGACTGGTTCGTCGTCGTTTTCGCGTCATATATGTTCCTCATTCACACCGGCATTATCGCGTTCAATCTCGGGTACGAATTCGACTTCGTCTACCTGATCCTGCTTGGAGCAGCCGGATTGTTTTACTACTGCGGGGTCGTACTCACCCACGCAAACCGAAACTGGTTTGTCGGCATCCGTACGCCGTGGACGCTCAGTGACGAGGTGGTCTGGGATCGAACTCACGCGCTCGGTGGGAAACTGTTCAAACTGACAGCGATACTCACAGTGGTCGGACTCCTGTTTGGCGAATACGCGCTGTACTTCTTTTTCGTCCCCGTAGTCGTCACCGCCATCATCACAGTTGTCTATTCGTACTATCTGTACGAACAAATCGATCGGAACGGCTCCGTTTCGTCGGATTCAGGGCTTTAG
- a CDS encoding CDC48 family AAA ATPase translates to MKLTVRPLKQKDAGRGLAAIDRTSMSELGLENGDYIVIEGNADARAVARVWPGYPEDEGRGVIRIDGRLRQEAGVGIDDRVTIEKADVKQATRVTVALPQNLRIRGNIGPLVRDKLSGQAVTEGQTVPFSLSFGPMASSGQSVPLKIASTSPSGTVVITDSTEIQISETPAEQISAGAGGGREGVPNVAYEDIGGLDNELDQVREMIELPMRHPELFQQLGIEPPKGVLLHGPPGTGKTLMAKAVANEIDAHFTTISGPEIMSKYYGESEEQLREVFEEAEENAPAIVFIDEIDSIAAKREDAGGDVERRVVAQLLSLMDGLEERGRVTVIAATNRLDAIDPALRRGGRFDREIEIGVPDKDGRTEILQVHTRGMPLSDSVDLDRYAENTHGFVGADLESLTKEAAMNALRRIRPELDLEQEEIDAEVLERLRVTEKDFKEALKGITPSALREVFVEVPDVTWNDVGGLADTKERLQETIQWPLDYPEVFRAMDMEAAKGVLMYGPPGTGKTLLAKAVANEAQSNFISIKGPELLNKYVGESEKGVREVFEKARSNAPTVIFFDEIDSIATERGGGQMDSGVGERVVSQLLTELDGLEELEDVVVIATTNRPDLIDTALLRPGRLDRHVHVPVPDEDGRKKIFEVHTRNKPLAEAIDLEWLASETAGYVGADIEAVCREASMAASREFINTVSPEDMADTVGNVRISKAHFEQALEEVPPSVTADTRERYEEIEEQFQTREPETAEDQLGRTFQ, encoded by the coding sequence ATGAAACTCACCGTCAGACCGCTCAAACAGAAAGACGCTGGGCGCGGACTCGCTGCGATCGATCGCACTTCGATGAGCGAGCTCGGCCTCGAGAACGGTGACTACATCGTCATCGAAGGAAACGCCGACGCGCGAGCGGTTGCACGCGTGTGGCCAGGCTATCCCGAAGACGAAGGCCGCGGCGTCATCCGGATCGATGGCCGCCTTCGCCAGGAGGCTGGTGTCGGTATCGACGACCGCGTCACCATCGAGAAAGCGGACGTCAAACAGGCGACGCGCGTCACGGTCGCGCTCCCTCAGAACCTCCGCATCCGGGGTAACATCGGTCCGCTCGTCCGCGATAAGCTCAGCGGACAAGCGGTCACCGAGGGACAGACCGTCCCCTTCTCGCTGTCGTTCGGGCCGATGGCCAGCTCCGGCCAGTCGGTGCCGCTGAAGATCGCTTCGACGTCGCCGAGCGGAACGGTGGTCATCACTGACTCGACGGAGATCCAGATCTCCGAAACCCCGGCCGAACAGATCAGCGCCGGTGCGGGCGGCGGTCGCGAGGGCGTCCCGAACGTCGCCTACGAGGACATCGGCGGACTCGATAACGAACTCGACCAGGTTCGGGAGATGATTGAGCTGCCGATGCGCCACCCCGAACTGTTCCAGCAACTCGGTATCGAGCCGCCAAAAGGCGTCCTGCTCCACGGCCCGCCGGGCACCGGGAAGACGCTGATGGCGAAAGCCGTCGCCAACGAAATCGACGCCCACTTCACTACGATCTCCGGCCCGGAGATCATGTCGAAGTACTACGGCGAATCGGAAGAGCAGCTCCGGGAGGTTTTCGAGGAGGCCGAGGAGAACGCCCCGGCGATCGTCTTCATCGACGAAATCGACTCCATCGCCGCAAAGCGCGAAGACGCCGGCGGTGACGTCGAACGGCGCGTCGTCGCCCAGTTACTCTCGCTGATGGACGGCCTCGAGGAGCGAGGCCGCGTCACCGTCATCGCCGCGACTAACCGCCTCGACGCGATCGATCCCGCGCTCCGTCGTGGCGGTCGCTTCGACCGCGAGATCGAAATCGGCGTCCCGGACAAGGACGGCCGAACGGAGATCCTGCAGGTACACACCCGCGGGATGCCCCTCTCCGACAGCGTCGATCTGGATCGCTACGCCGAGAACACCCACGGCTTCGTCGGCGCCGACCTCGAGAGCCTGACCAAAGAGGCGGCGATGAACGCCCTCCGACGCATCCGGCCCGAGCTCGATCTCGAACAGGAAGAGATCGACGCCGAGGTGCTCGAGCGCCTGCGCGTCACGGAGAAAGACTTCAAGGAAGCGCTCAAGGGGATTACCCCCTCCGCCCTCCGGGAAGTGTTCGTCGAAGTGCCCGACGTCACCTGGAACGACGTCGGTGGCCTGGCGGACACCAAAGAACGCCTCCAAGAGACGATCCAGTGGCCCCTCGATTACCCCGAGGTGTTCCGGGCGATGGACATGGAGGCCGCCAAAGGCGTCCTCATGTACGGCCCGCCCGGCACGGGGAAGACCCTGCTCGCGAAGGCCGTCGCCAACGAGGCCCAGTCGAACTTCATCTCGATCAAAGGCCCCGAACTGCTGAACAAGTACGTCGGGGAGTCCGAGAAGGGCGTTCGCGAAGTCTTCGAGAAGGCCCGGTCGAACGCCCCGACCGTGATCTTCTTCGACGAGATCGACTCCATCGCCACCGAACGCGGCGGCGGTCAGATGGATTCAGGTGTCGGCGAACGCGTCGTCTCCCAGCTGCTCACGGAACTCGACGGCCTCGAGGAACTCGAGGACGTCGTGGTCATTGCGACGACAAATCGGCCGGATCTCATCGACACGGCGCTGCTCCGCCCCGGTCGCCTCGACCGCCACGTTCACGTTCCCGTCCCCGACGAGGACGGTCGCAAGAAGATCTTCGAGGTGCACACGCGCAACAAGCCCCTCGCCGAGGCGATCGACCTCGAGTGGCTTGCGAGCGAGACGGCGGGCTACGTCGGTGCCGACATCGAAGCGGTCTGCCGTGAGGCGTCGATGGCCGCTTCGCGGGAGTTCATCAACACCGTCTCCCCCGAAGACATGGCTGACACGGTCGGCAACGTCCGGATCAGCAAGGCACACTTCGAGCAGGCGCTCGAGGAAGTGCCACCGAGCGTGACCGCCGACACCCGGGAGCGCTACGAAGAGATCGAAGAGCAGTTCCAGACGCGCGAACCGGAGACGGCCGAGGATCAGCTGGGACGAACCTTCCAATAG
- a CDS encoding DUF7127 family protein: MNYSQFARDGDRLVRQYQYDDESVLAVDFGDVDDDATVDVVDGTVIVVLGDDQHEFDLPAQARDAQAFIKNGVLTVELEDSL, translated from the coding sequence ATGAATTACTCACAGTTTGCCCGAGACGGTGATCGGCTGGTGCGCCAGTACCAGTACGACGACGAATCCGTTCTGGCGGTCGACTTCGGCGACGTCGACGACGATGCGACGGTCGACGTGGTGGACGGAACCGTCATCGTCGTTCTGGGCGACGATCAGCACGAATTCGATCTGCCAGCACAGGCACGTGACGCGCAAGCGTTTATCAAAAACGGCGTACTCACTGTCGAATTGGAGGACTCCCTATGA